The genomic interval AAATTAGTAGCGTGCATACGTAATCCATTTGCTTCAAAGACTTCGCCTAGTCGTTTGAAATCTTTATCTTTAATTGCTGCTTTTGCTTCTTTTATATCAGCTTCAACATGATCTAACCAATACTGGTAAAAACGAGATGTGTTGCGGGTTAATGACATACCTGCACGGCTTTTCACTTTCTTAGATTGATTATTAATTACTACAAAAATCATTGAAAGCTCATCTTCCCAATGATCCGCATCAATCGGGTGACTGTATGAAGAAGCATCATCGTGTCCTTTTTCCCATTCAGCAAAGCCGCCGAAGATGCTTCTGCATGCAGAGCCCGAACCGCGTCTTGCAAGTCTCGATAAATCTTTATCAGAAAGTCCCAAATCTAATGCTTCATTACAAGCAGTTGCAAGTGCTGCAAATGCACTTGCAGAAGAAGCTAACCCTGCAGCTGTAGGGACAAAGTTGGTACTATCAATGCGCGCTTTTGTATGTGTACCTGCCTGTTCTCTCACTATATCTAAATACGCAGATATTTTTTGAGTTTCCTTTTCATTTGCTTGTTCTCCATTCAAGAAGAAAGTATCTTCTTCAAATGTGGAATCAAAGATTACACGTGTTTCTGTATA from Staphylococcus condimenti carries:
- the mvaD gene encoding diphosphomevalonate decarboxylase gives rise to the protein MAKTGKARAHTNIALIKYWGKADEALIIPMNNSISLTLDKFYTETRVIFDSTFEEDTFFLNGEQANEKETQKISAYLDIVREQAGTHTKARIDSTNFVPTAAGLASSASAFAALATACNEALDLGLSDKDLSRLARRGSGSACRSIFGGFAEWEKGHDDASSYSHPIDADHWEDELSMIFVVINNQSKKVKSRAGMSLTRNTSRFYQYWLDHVEADIKEAKAAIKDKDFKRLGEVFEANGLRMHATNLGAEPPFTYLVSDSYEAMSLVHDCRESGIPAYFTMDAGPNVKVLVQKKDQQAVIDKLTSYFDPEQIIASNIGTGVEILNEEDAL